Genomic window (Nicotiana sylvestris chromosome 7, ASM39365v2, whole genome shotgun sequence):
aaataagttgattttttaAGCTTGACTAAACTGATTATAAATGGCTTCATTTTAAATTCTTAATGCATCAACAGAAGtagggtgtacaaaggaaaccgacaaaccgcaccaacctGATAAACCAagtcaaatcgagaaaaaaaacccgactatgatttggtttgattttgttttaactaaagaaagtcaaaccgaaaccaaacaaaCCCgatattacatatatagaaattttagatatatttaatatataaatatatttattgcgatgtaatttataaatatttcttaaactttttttataattttaccttttaaggtattatttcaaggttggacttagaacttgtGAATATTAcaataagttttatagtcatTAATATTAGTATCTCCAATGATAACAagagcccaaaccaaaatcaaatcaatactaatgctaacaaaagacattcaattcaatactaggaATGGGAATGTATCAAATATCTATTTTCTATTTTGCAatgatttagataaaaatgcataatctatttttattttttctttagcgtttagtcatgtaattaatactcccttattagtctacttattttagcatgacttagtacttttagattatgtttatttttgttatgattttttaattagcaatatttatattacatgattttattgtctttattgttgaatattttaggatattgccatgacacatctcatattttgtattattttcttggaaaataacttatatagttgtatcttactaggattaaagaaatatttggagcacaagttatatgttttgtgaTACGAAGATTTTACCAGGAAAAAATTCGAAAAAACCCGAATAAACCGAAAATccgagaaaaatcgagattgaaaaacccgagttttttggtttggtttgatctttagatttaataacccgacaaaTTAGTTTGATTTGATAATTACAAAATCTGAACTAATTACACCCGTAAACAAAAGAATTTCCTTTTAGGGTAGGTCAAGGGAAGCTTCGATGAATTCCATAAGTTGATTGCCTTGAGACTTATAACAACCAATGTAAGACTTGTTTTATACACATACAAACGTGGACCACTCCTTTCTCCATCACTTGCAAAATAATATAAGCCACTGAATATTATTCCTCGAATTTCTGCTCTCTCAACTTTGACTTTGTAAATAATCAATTTATGAGACACGGTTTCTACATTCAAATAAGAGCCCCGTAAACCCAGTCTTCCCTTTTAATAGGTCATACGAGATCTTCCCCTTTTAACAATAGGTTATACGAGACACTAATTTAAATTAGTTAGATAACCAATGGAGTACCACATTTCAACGGCACTTGGTCCACCAGCAACGTGCCTCTGCTTATTCTATTAAAGCCATATCACTTGATTTGATTGTCAATCTACCAAGTTTGATTAGGTGGAATGATTAATGTATCACTAATCAATCATATAAGTTTAATATCATTGGTCATCAAGGTAGTTTCTTTGCCTTcttcaataattaattattttttgttttctaaatATGGAAAACTTAATCCTCATGTGTTATTGGAGAGTGAAGGGGTACACGGGAtaaacaaagtaaaaaaaaaaaaaaaacatgttttgacgcttacagcttgtttggatggttgttacgtatcgtattatattgtattgtaatgtattgtttaataaatacaatgtttggatagattgtgtctgttgccatcgtttcatgatatcgcgcaccagcaatatgaagaataaacttgcaatactataaaaaaaattatgatacaaggcaaaattatttaataatagtgaaggtgagattgagagaaaaagacaaggtaacgacgcgaccacaccaaatcggtcattacataaagtggcacatttcgtcgttatgtaacgacggatttaacgatacggtacaataaaatttaagtaacaatcaaaacaaacatcatatttaaagtaacaatatgatacaatacaatgggtaacaaccatccaaacgaGGTGTTAAAGACACATGATTTTCTGTTTACTAATTAGACTAGACTGAACTCCTAAAACACAAAGATTCTTCCAAAATAACCCGAAAGAACAGTTGTTCAATTACCAATTCACTCACAAAAATACAAAACCAACTGAATTAAACCAATTAAATATTTTTCTGAGGCTCTTGGAGCTTTACATgccttttgatattttcttttcttcagtCCATGGCAAAGCACAATAACGAGAGTACCAAGAAAAGTCTCCAGTCTTGAATAGTTGAATAATTCATCTTTTAAGTTATTTGTGTATATGGCAACCCTTATTTCCCCCTCTGATCTGCTACTTCAAAGTCAACAACCTATAACGACTTTGATATGACTATATATCTATCTTTTATAGGTTTTCTTTGGACACTCAAATTTGCAATGCCGAATCTTTTTGCTTGTTTCAAAGTCTCTCCATTAAGTTATTAATAGCATAGACTTTGAAAATAATGCCTCATCTtccatttgtttttctcttcCTTTAACAAGGCATCTTCTTGTCTATTTGAGTTTGAATAGTTTAGCCTCAAAACTTAACAAACTGCACTTCCAAAATACTCCATGGACAAGCCCTATTGCCTAGTTATTATTCTTGTATTCTTTTGCACTATTCTTGTAAGAGCTcaatcttttgattttctttaccATGGATTCAATAAGTCAGATGTCATGACTGATGGAGTTGCATATATCAATCCTAGTGGTGCACTTAAGCTTACTAATAGATCATACCATGTTATAGGCCATGCTTTCCATCCCAAACCTATACCAATTTTCAACTCTAGTACTAATTCCACTGCTAAAAATGCTTCTTCATTTAGTACAAACTTCGTCTTCGCCATTGTCCCTCTTAAGAACACTCCAGGTGGCTTTGGCTTTGCTTTCACCTTATCTCCATCCCCGAGTTTTCCTGGTGCTCAAGGCAATCACTTTCTTGGAGTCTTCAATTCAAAGAATGATGGCAATGATACTAACCACATCTTTATGGTTGAATTTGACACTGTGAATGGTCGCAATGAAGGTGTGGACAAAGATGGCAACCACATTGGAATCAACATCAATGGCATGAGGTCTATCGCATCAGACTCAGCCGATTACCATATTAATAATACTTCTGAAACAGAACAGGTATATCTACAAGGTGGAGAACCGATTCAGGCTTGGATAGATTACGATGGAGTAAAGAAAGTGGTAAATGTAACTGTGGCTCCAATATCAATTCTAAAGCCAATTCAACCTCTAATCTCTGAGTCCATAGACTTGTCCCCAGTGATGAAGGAAACTATGTATGCTGGTTTCTCAGCAGCCACAGGAGATAAAGCAAGCTCTCATTACATCTTGGGTTGGAGTTTTCGGTTGAATGGAGCTGCTGATCCATTAAATCCCTCTGAGCTACCTACTGCCCCACCTGAAATGGTAACATCCTACAAGAATTCCCATCTTAAAAAGGCCTTGATCGCAGCATTTTCCTCCACGGTTTTCCTGATCATTGTGGCATCAGTAATTGTTTATATCCGCAGAAGAATGGTGCAACATGAAGTTCTAGAAGACTGGGAGCTGGATTGTCCTCACAGGTTTAAATACAGAGATCTTTACAAGGCAGCCGGGGGATTCAAGGTCAGTGAACTAATTGGAGTTGGAGGCTTTGGTGCTGTTTATAAGGGTATTTTGCCTACTAATGGAGCTGAGGTTGCGGTGAAGAGGATAGCAAGcaattctcttcaaggaatgagAGAATTTGCAGCGGAGATTGAAAGCTTAGGCAGGTTAAGGCACAAACACTTGGTCAACCTTCAAGGCTGGTGTAAGACAAAGAATGATCTTCTCCTAGTGTATGACTATGTCCCAAATGGAAGTCTTGATTCGTTACTTTATAGACCGAAAAATGACATTGTTCTAGCATGGGACCGGAGATTTAACATCATCAAAGGGATTGCTGCAGGGCTTCTTTACTTGCACGAAGAATGGGAGCAAGTGGTAATACATCGAGACGTGAAGAGCAGTAACGTCCTTATTGATGGTGAAATGAATGGTAAATTAGGGGATTTTGGGCTTGCAAGATTATATGATCATGGCAAGAATTCACACACTACAAATGTCGTAGGAACAATAGGCTACCTTGCACCCGAATTATCACGAACAGGGAAGGCCTCAACGAGCACAGATGTTTATGCATATGGTGTACTACTTCTTGAAGTAGCTAGTGGAAGACCACCTATTATATATGAACCCGGGCAAGGAGCTCTGGTACTAGCAGATTGGGTTATAGAATGTCTTCAACTAGGTAATATTCTTGATGCAGTTGATCCTAAGTTGAATTCTGCCTATGTCGATAAAGAGGTGAAAATGGTTTTGGGACTTGGGCTTCTTTGTTCTCATCCAAGACCAGAAGCTAGGCCAACCATGAGACAAGTAATGAGGTACCTCAATGGAGATGAATCGCTTCAAATCTCTGAGCAATTGAGCTCTGTTGGATCGGGCAGGGTTGATGAAATCACGTCCAAGTTCTTAGAAGTGTTTG
Coding sequences:
- the LOC104232872 gene encoding lectin-domain containing receptor kinase VI.3-like, whose protein sequence is MDKPYCLVIILVFFCTILVRAQSFDFLYHGFNKSDVMTDGVAYINPSGALKLTNRSYHVIGHAFHPKPIPIFNSSTNSTAKNASSFSTNFVFAIVPLKNTPGGFGFAFTLSPSPSFPGAQGNHFLGVFNSKNDGNDTNHIFMVEFDTVNGRNEGVDKDGNHIGININGMRSIASDSADYHINNTSETEQVYLQGGEPIQAWIDYDGVKKVVNVTVAPISILKPIQPLISESIDLSPVMKETMYAGFSAATGDKASSHYILGWSFRLNGAADPLNPSELPTAPPEMVTSYKNSHLKKALIAAFSSTVFLIIVASVIVYIRRRMVQHEVLEDWELDCPHRFKYRDLYKAAGGFKVSELIGVGGFGAVYKGILPTNGAEVAVKRIASNSLQGMREFAAEIESLGRLRHKHLVNLQGWCKTKNDLLLVYDYVPNGSLDSLLYRPKNDIVLAWDRRFNIIKGIAAGLLYLHEEWEQVVIHRDVKSSNVLIDGEMNGKLGDFGLARLYDHGKNSHTTNVVGTIGYLAPELSRTGKASTSTDVYAYGVLLLEVASGRPPIIYEPGQGALVLADWVIECLQLGNILDAVDPKLNSAYVDKEVKMVLGLGLLCSHPRPEARPTMRQVMRYLNGDESLQISEQLSSVGSGRVDEITSKFLEVFASDTINISRRTFSIGQMSSSSLNAGR